A window from Halomicrobium urmianum encodes these proteins:
- a CDS encoding carbohydrate ABC transporter permease — protein MLNENKRAKLLLYAGIAAFTLWAVVPYYWVIRTSILTNIAAISPDTGFIPDISLLTLDSYLAIWDRFAFQTYFGNSIIVSIAATIISLFFAIPGAYAFARLDFPGRQALFYTAVFTIMFPWIVLTIPVYEVFFFLDLVNTLTGIIIALSIFVLPQNIWLLQGFFRQGIPENIEEAALIDGHNELTAFLRIVLPLSLPAVAAAALFAFLTAWNNFLWVFVLTTDEANRTATVAIYYILGSDVLREWNVLMASLVLLVAPPVIFYGLSRRYVGAGLGGSPGGG, from the coding sequence ATGCTCAACGAAAACAAACGAGCCAAACTGCTGTTGTACGCCGGTATCGCCGCGTTCACCCTGTGGGCGGTCGTCCCGTACTACTGGGTGATCCGGACGTCGATCCTGACCAACATCGCGGCGATCAGCCCCGACACCGGATTCATCCCGGACATCAGCCTGCTCACGCTCGATTCGTACCTCGCGATCTGGGACCGGTTCGCCTTCCAGACGTACTTCGGCAACAGTATCATCGTCTCTATCGCAGCGACGATCATCTCGCTGTTCTTCGCCATTCCGGGCGCATACGCCTTCGCGCGGCTGGACTTCCCCGGCCGACAGGCGCTGTTCTACACCGCCGTGTTCACCATCATGTTCCCCTGGATCGTGCTGACGATCCCGGTGTACGAGGTGTTCTTCTTCCTCGATCTGGTGAACACCCTCACGGGCATCATCATCGCGCTCTCGATCTTCGTGTTGCCACAGAATATCTGGCTGCTCCAGGGCTTTTTCCGGCAGGGCATCCCGGAGAACATCGAGGAGGCGGCGCTGATCGACGGCCACAACGAACTGACCGCCTTCCTGCGGATCGTGCTCCCGCTGAGCCTCCCCGCGGTCGCCGCGGCGGCGCTGTTCGCCTTCCTGACGGCCTGGAACAACTTCCTGTGGGTGTTCGTCCTGACGACCGACGAGGCGAACCGGACCGCGACCGTCGCCATCTACTACATCCTCGGAAGCGACGTGCTCCGGGAGTGGAACGTGCTGATGGCGTCGCTCGTGCTGCTCGTCGCACCGCCAGTGATCTTCTACGGCCTGTCCCGGCGCTACGTCGGCGCGGGCCTCGGCGGCTCCCCGGGAGGCGGATGA
- a CDS encoding ABC transporter ATP-binding protein, producing the protein MARLELDNVTKVFDTQAETIVAVEELDLDIKDGEFIVVVGPSGCGKSTTLRMIAGLETVTQGEIRLGGERINEKAPKDRDIAMVFQSYALYPHKTVRQNMAYGLHLSTDLDDEEIDRRVENAAEMMGIEDLLEKKPSSLSGGQQQRVATGRAIVREPSLFLFDEPLSNLDAKLRKHMRTELARIHSEVGITTVYVTHDQEEAMTMADRIVILNHGELQQVGEPKEVYHEPVNQFVADFIGSPSMNFRDVELERDTDGAGTLVGDGFSYAVSSRFLEQLDPSKTDMVLGVRPEDVRIDAEAPPGKRIEATVDVVEVVGSDNFIYLDVAGREFRARAPTEVEPTEDETVALTFDEDDVHLFDARTDEALAHGYPDVDVTTAVEQSDTTAD; encoded by the coding sequence ATGGCACGACTCGAACTCGATAACGTCACGAAGGTGTTCGACACGCAAGCGGAGACGATCGTCGCGGTCGAGGAGCTAGACCTGGACATCAAGGACGGCGAGTTCATCGTCGTCGTCGGCCCGTCCGGTTGCGGCAAGTCGACCACGCTCCGGATGATCGCCGGCCTCGAGACGGTCACCCAGGGCGAGATCAGACTCGGCGGCGAGCGGATCAACGAGAAGGCGCCGAAGGACCGCGACATCGCGATGGTGTTCCAGTCCTACGCGCTGTACCCGCACAAGACCGTCCGCCAGAACATGGCCTACGGCCTGCACTTGAGTACCGACCTCGACGACGAGGAGATCGACCGCCGCGTCGAGAACGCCGCCGAGATGATGGGCATCGAGGACCTCCTCGAGAAGAAGCCCTCCTCGCTGTCCGGCGGGCAGCAACAGCGCGTCGCGACGGGTCGGGCCATCGTCCGCGAACCGTCCCTGTTCCTGTTCGACGAGCCGCTATCGAACCTCGACGCGAAGCTCCGCAAGCACATGCGCACCGAACTCGCGCGCATCCACTCCGAGGTCGGCATCACGACGGTGTACGTGACCCACGATCAGGAGGAGGCGATGACGATGGCCGATCGTATCGTCATCCTGAACCACGGCGAGCTCCAGCAGGTGGGCGAACCCAAGGAGGTCTACCACGAGCCCGTCAACCAGTTCGTCGCCGACTTCATCGGCAGCCCCAGCATGAACTTCCGGGACGTCGAACTGGAGCGCGACACCGACGGGGCCGGCACGCTCGTCGGCGACGGTTTCAGCTACGCGGTCAGCAGCCGCTTCCTCGAGCAGCTCGACCCCTCGAAGACGGACATGGTCCTCGGCGTCAGGCCCGAGGACGTCCGCATCGACGCCGAGGCGCCGCCGGGAAAGCGCATCGAGGCCACCGTCGACGTGGTCGAAGTGGTCGGCTCGGACAACTTCATCTACCTCGACGTCGCCGGACGGGAGTTCAGGGCGCGCGCCCCGACGGAAGTCGAACCGACGGAGGACGAGACGGTCGCTCTCACGTTCGACGAGGACGACGTCCACCTGTTCGACGCGAGGACCGACGAGGCGCTCGCCCACGGCTACCCGGACGTCGACGTGACCACGGCGGTCGAACAGTCGGACACGACAGCCGACTGA
- a CDS encoding isocitrate/isopropylmalate dehydrogenase family protein has protein sequence MSHDIALIPGDGIGTEVVSATRPLLDRAADLEDASLSYTGFDWGSQRYLDEGAMMPDDGIERLRAHDAVFLGAVGHPDVPDHVTLRGLMLPIRKRLNQQVCKRPSVLYDGVESPLRGYEGVSASDASGGSSDQRADGGDIDFVVFRENTEGEYADVGGREHRGFDHELAVQSAVFTREGTETVVRAAFEAAAERERTLTNVTKSNAQAYGMVLWDEVVADVSEEFPDVKVERLLVDAAAMDFVRRPEAFDVVVASNLFGDVLTDLGAIVTGSMGLAPSANLCVDGDAPSMFEPVHGSAPDIAGEGIANPLATVLSGAMLFEHLGETGAATRLRTAVREQLADPDAPRTPDLGGDAGTDAVVADLRDRL, from the coding sequence GTGTCACACGATATCGCACTGATCCCCGGGGACGGCATCGGCACCGAGGTCGTGTCGGCGACGCGACCGCTGCTCGACCGCGCCGCGGACCTCGAAGACGCCTCCCTGTCGTACACCGGGTTCGACTGGGGGAGCCAGCGCTACCTCGACGAGGGGGCGATGATGCCCGACGACGGTATCGAGCGGCTTCGGGCCCACGACGCCGTCTTCCTCGGTGCCGTCGGCCACCCGGACGTCCCCGACCACGTGACCCTCCGCGGGCTCATGCTGCCGATACGGAAGCGGCTGAACCAGCAGGTCTGCAAGCGGCCGTCGGTGCTCTACGACGGCGTCGAGAGCCCGCTCCGGGGCTACGAGGGCGTCTCCGCGAGCGATGCGAGCGGAGGCTCGTCGGACCAGCGGGCCGATGGTGGCGACATCGACTTCGTCGTCTTCCGCGAGAACACCGAGGGCGAGTACGCCGACGTCGGCGGTCGCGAGCACCGCGGCTTCGACCACGAGCTCGCCGTCCAGAGCGCGGTGTTCACCCGCGAGGGGACCGAGACGGTCGTCCGAGCGGCGTTCGAGGCCGCTGCCGAGCGCGAGAGAACACTGACCAACGTGACCAAGTCCAACGCCCAGGCCTACGGCATGGTCCTGTGGGACGAAGTCGTCGCGGACGTGAGCGAGGAGTTCCCCGACGTCAAGGTGGAGCGCCTGCTCGTGGACGCCGCCGCGATGGACTTCGTCCGACGACCGGAGGCGTTCGACGTCGTGGTCGCCTCGAACCTCTTCGGCGACGTCCTCACCGACCTGGGCGCCATCGTCACCGGGAGCATGGGACTGGCGCCGTCGGCGAACCTCTGCGTCGACGGCGACGCGCCGTCGATGTTCGAACCGGTCCACGGGAGCGCGCCGGACATCGCCGGAGAGGGGATCGCAAACCCCCTCGCGACGGTCCTCTCGGGCGCCATGCTGTTCGAACACCTTGGCGAGACGGGGGCGGCGACGCGGCTCCGGACGGCCGTCCGGGAACAGCTGGCCGATCCCGACGCCCCCCGGACGCCGGACCTCGGCGGGGACGCGGGTACGGACGCGGTCGTCGCCGACCTCCGCGACCGACTGTAG